From a region of the Thermosipho melanesiensis BI429 genome:
- a CDS encoding homocysteine biosynthesis protein, which produces MRTYEEINEKISKGKVVVLTAEEVVKLSKEKGVKYVYENVDVVTTGTFSPMCSSGVFFNFGHTTPPMRMEQIKLDGVSAHGGLAAVDGYLGVTQESRKSGGAYVIEKLISGKDVLLQAKGKGTDCYPRKEISGYVNKELINEFYFFNPRNVYQNYSAATNSSNRTLYTYMGKLLPNYGNVTYATSGELSPLLNDPNLETVGIGTRIFFGGTEGYIIWQGTQYNPSKEIIPKGPSRTLAVIGNAKEMSLEYIRAAKFKNYGITMFVGIGIPIPILSEEIAYFVTRSNEELITTLKDYGKPGKPTIKEVSFKELRSGRIEINEKVVRTAPLTSLSVSRKIAKKLKEKILEKKFYITKPVSFLPKESDYKSLKIKKKSTNTNNVKKTCVNCGLCTGYCDALVLEDDIVRFYSEKCVDCGLCSDVCPIGIELPWGLLN; this is translated from the coding sequence ATGAGAACGTATGAGGAGATTAATGAAAAAATTTCGAAGGGTAAGGTAGTAGTATTAACTGCTGAAGAAGTTGTGAAGCTTTCAAAAGAAAAAGGGGTAAAGTATGTGTATGAAAATGTTGATGTGGTAACTACCGGGACTTTTTCTCCTATGTGTTCTTCTGGCGTGTTTTTTAACTTTGGACATACAACCCCTCCTATGAGGATGGAGCAGATAAAGTTAGATGGAGTATCTGCACACGGTGGGCTTGCGGCAGTCGATGGATATTTGGGTGTAACTCAAGAAAGTAGAAAAAGTGGCGGGGCATATGTTATTGAAAAGCTGATTTCCGGTAAAGATGTACTTTTACAAGCAAAAGGAAAGGGGACAGATTGTTATCCGAGAAAGGAGATAAGTGGGTATGTAAATAAGGAATTAATAAATGAGTTTTATTTTTTCAATCCACGTAATGTATATCAAAATTATTCTGCAGCGACAAATAGTTCAAATAGAACTTTGTATACATACATGGGGAAATTGCTCCCAAATTATGGAAATGTAACTTATGCAACATCAGGAGAACTAAGTCCGCTATTAAATGATCCGAATTTAGAAACTGTAGGCATTGGAACTAGGATATTTTTTGGAGGAACAGAAGGATATATTATTTGGCAGGGAACACAGTACAATCCATCTAAAGAAATAATTCCCAAAGGTCCTTCTAGAACTTTAGCTGTTATTGGAAATGCAAAGGAAATGAGTTTGGAATATATTAGAGCGGCAAAGTTTAAAAATTATGGAATAACGATGTTTGTTGGTATTGGAATTCCCATTCCAATACTTTCTGAAGAAATAGCATATTTTGTAACCAGATCAAACGAAGAATTAATTACTACGTTGAAAGACTATGGGAAACCTGGAAAACCTACTATAAAAGAAGTAAGTTTTAAAGAGTTGAGAAGTGGTAGAATAGAAATAAACGAAAAAGTTGTGAGGACAGCACCACTAACGAGTTTAAGTGTTTCAAGAAAGATTGCAAAAAAACTGAAGGAAAAGATATTAGAAAAGAAATTTTACATAACAAAACCCGTATCATTTCTTCCAAAAGAGTCAGATTACAAGTCCTTAAAGATAAAGAAAAAATCTACGAATACAAACAATGTAAAAAAAACGTGTGTTAATTGTGGACTTTGTACGGGATATTGTGATGCACTAGTACTTGAAGATGATATAGTAAGGTTTTACAGTGAAAAGTGTGTGGATTGTGGTTTGTGCAGTGATGTGTGTCCTATCGGGATAGAACTTCCTTGGGGGTTGCTAAATTGA
- a CDS encoding aspartate kinase, producing MKILKLGGSILKNTFSFVPKLLDEKKLVIVVSAPFGLTDELLKNDINDVFLGNMYEKISGFLGGDSDELRKRVYEIRGEENIEKIISHGERCTSLALKIFLERKGFNAEERLPENIGLTLNMEEQIDLSVSLKDSFNEEKIYIVPGFYAMYNGEVKTLGRGGSDYTATALAYMLDVKEVILYKDVSSLFSCDPKMVKNSVPITKISYEIAEILSYFGAKIIHSQAILPAKLKNIPVRITGIKGGKYTLISKELDFGVFSMSFLENEVLISGTIEKIPRNVKYLDVFQNKANVVVEREKIEEIKSYFSEFSVVEDLSLLVIGGDIDIGKKLLILNALYFHNHNFFVLKDGNNFLILLVKRERLKQIIHIIHNILYTKEEIV from the coding sequence TTGAAGATACTTAAACTTGGCGGTTCTATTCTAAAAAACACTTTTTCTTTTGTACCTAAACTTTTAGATGAGAAAAAACTCGTAATAGTTGTATCAGCTCCATTTGGGTTAACAGATGAACTTTTGAAAAATGATATTAACGATGTATTTTTGGGAAATATGTATGAAAAAATTAGTGGGTTTTTGGGGGGGGATTCAGATGAATTAAGAAAAAGAGTTTATGAAATCAGAGGAGAAGAAAATATTGAGAAAATCATTTCTCATGGTGAAAGATGTACCTCTTTGGCGTTAAAAATTTTTCTTGAAAGAAAAGGTTTTAACGCAGAAGAAAGGCTTCCTGAGAACATAGGATTAACTTTAAATATGGAAGAACAGATTGATCTTAGTGTTAGTTTAAAAGATTCTTTTAATGAAGAAAAAATTTACATAGTTCCGGGGTTTTATGCAATGTATAATGGAGAGGTAAAAACATTGGGTAGAGGTGGCAGTGATTATACCGCAACGGCATTAGCATACATGCTAGATGTAAAGGAAGTAATACTTTATAAAGATGTAAGTTCACTTTTTTCTTGTGATCCCAAAATGGTAAAAAATTCTGTTCCAATAACAAAGATTTCATATGAAATAGCAGAAATTCTATCTTATTTTGGAGCAAAGATAATACATTCCCAAGCTATTCTTCCTGCCAAGTTGAAAAATATACCTGTAAGAATTACTGGAATAAAAGGTGGAAAGTATACTCTTATTTCAAAAGAACTTGATTTTGGAGTTTTTTCTATGAGTTTTTTGGAAAATGAGGTGTTAATAAGTGGAACTATTGAGAAGATTCCAAGAAACGTAAAGTATTTGGATGTTTTTCAAAATAAAGCAAATGTTGTGGTAGAGAGGGAAAAAATTGAGGAAATAAAGTCTTATTTTTCCGAATTTTCTGTAGTTGAAGATCTTTCCTTGCTGGTAATAGGTGGAGATATTGATATAGGAAAAAAACTATTAATATTAAACGCTCTTTACTTCCACAATCACAATTTTTTTGTGTTGAAAGATGGTAATAATTTTTTGATTTTGCTAGTTAAAAGAGAAAGATTAAAACAAATTATCCATATAATTCATAATATATTGTATACAAAGGAGGAGATTGTATGA
- a CDS encoding alpha-amylase family glycosyl hydrolase: protein MKKGILLFLVILLIFSSCVKTSPVILNISLYGDIEKLDSSKTFKVQSFEENIQIERYKLKILQEKKLIFEKDITTNFHINLGEIIPGKYTIRIDAYEKDNLILYGEKEALLSYGENNITIYTRFTNGKLVITLSSDGNTITQSKITGTLPASPVNTFIEENKTYIEKEVYPGVWEITIDATLNDNINKNYNTVIEILPSKTKEINFEINNSGITIMPVLPYLEKINNTTAQLDNEGIKLYWDYDLPATFWIYKGSNDFDISFVGTTTNNYFIDKNPLKEKYFYYVNAILDGKESGLTKIDAKKIIDEIFSSNIMYLLFVRSFFDSNNDGIGNLKGITQKMDYLKDLGISVIWLMPIFKATSYHGYDVVDYYNINPEYGTIEDLKELLEKAHENNIKVILDIPLNHSSDENIWFKDAIENTTNSKYWNYYIMSLEEKNEPHWHYKINSKGKKVYYFGIFSPSMPDFNLNNEEVKKLHKEILSYWINYGVDGFRFDAVKHFFGDDWDNGIEDSSKYSQELARYVKSIKKDAIIVGEVYDGNIDTLKKFAPMPVFDFNFMFNIRENFEGKDNLLSTWYKEVNYEEITPNYFPFINNHDLNRFISVLCDEKYKDTYHGTIQFALLNSLLVMLEGLPTIYYGDEIGLKGFKWNGPVYDEPVREPMQWYASQSGEGQTNWTKEIYISNNITFGNANIDGAIYDDPYDGISVEEQENENSLLTYFKTLFNLKKEYYSLSHGTVEILKNWKNLIVLKKTYFSQEALVIFNLDPFYSNNFTIPKDYKQIFYANLNDFTFEKVEKIIEKDTNYIINPRQVYIFIK, encoded by the coding sequence TTGAAGAAGGGTATTTTGTTATTTTTGGTAATATTACTAATTTTTTCTTCTTGTGTAAAAACATCACCAGTTATATTAAACATTTCACTTTATGGAGACATTGAAAAACTGGATAGTTCTAAAACATTCAAAGTTCAAAGTTTCGAAGAAAACATACAAATAGAAAGATATAAATTAAAGATACTCCAAGAAAAAAAACTAATATTTGAGAAAGACATTACTACAAATTTTCACATCAACCTTGGTGAAATTATTCCTGGGAAATATACAATTAGAATTGATGCATATGAAAAAGATAATCTAATACTTTACGGCGAAAAAGAAGCGTTACTATCATACGGCGAAAACAACATCACAATATATACGCGCTTTACAAATGGAAAATTAGTTATAACCCTATCTTCTGATGGAAATACAATAACTCAATCAAAAATTACAGGAACGCTACCTGCTTCTCCTGTAAATACATTTATTGAAGAAAATAAAACATATATAGAAAAAGAAGTCTATCCTGGTGTATGGGAAATAACCATAGATGCAACCCTAAATGATAATATTAACAAAAACTACAACACGGTAATAGAAATTTTACCGTCAAAAACAAAAGAAATAAATTTTGAAATAAACAACAGTGGTATCACTATCATGCCTGTGCTCCCATATCTTGAAAAAATAAATAATACAACTGCACAATTAGACAACGAGGGAATAAAACTTTATTGGGACTACGACCTACCCGCAACCTTTTGGATATACAAAGGTTCAAATGATTTTGATATATCATTCGTTGGAACTACAACAAATAATTATTTCATCGATAAAAATCCATTAAAAGAAAAATATTTCTACTATGTTAATGCAATACTTGACGGAAAAGAAAGCGGATTAACAAAAATTGATGCAAAAAAAATTATTGATGAAATTTTCTCCTCAAACATTATGTACCTTTTATTCGTAAGATCGTTTTTTGATAGCAATAACGATGGCATAGGTAATTTAAAAGGAATCACTCAGAAAATGGATTATTTAAAAGATTTAGGTATAAGCGTTATATGGCTCATGCCCATATTCAAAGCTACATCATATCACGGTTACGATGTAGTTGATTACTATAACATAAATCCTGAATATGGAACAATTGAAGATTTAAAAGAATTACTGGAAAAGGCTCATGAGAATAACATAAAGGTTATTTTAGACATACCTTTAAACCACAGCTCTGATGAAAATATATGGTTTAAAGACGCGATTGAAAATACTACCAATTCAAAATATTGGAATTACTACATCATGAGCCTTGAAGAGAAAAATGAACCACATTGGCATTACAAAATAAACTCAAAAGGTAAAAAGGTATATTATTTTGGAATATTTAGTCCATCTATGCCCGATTTTAACTTAAATAACGAGGAAGTAAAAAAACTACATAAAGAAATATTAAGCTATTGGATAAATTATGGAGTTGATGGTTTTAGATTTGACGCTGTAAAACATTTCTTTGGAGATGATTGGGATAATGGAATAGAAGATTCAAGTAAATATTCCCAAGAATTAGCAAGGTATGTAAAATCAATAAAGAAAGATGCCATAATCGTAGGAGAAGTATATGATGGTAACATAGATACGTTAAAAAAATTTGCTCCAATGCCTGTGTTTGATTTTAATTTTATGTTCAATATAAGAGAAAATTTTGAAGGAAAAGATAACCTCTTATCTACTTGGTATAAAGAGGTGAATTATGAAGAAATTACACCAAACTATTTTCCATTTATCAACAATCACGACTTAAATAGATTTATATCAGTCTTGTGTGATGAAAAATACAAAGATACATATCACGGGACAATACAATTTGCATTACTTAATAGCTTACTTGTAATGTTAGAAGGGCTACCTACTATATATTACGGTGATGAAATTGGTTTAAAAGGCTTTAAATGGAATGGGCCAGTTTATGATGAGCCTGTTAGAGAACCTATGCAGTGGTATGCCTCACAAAGCGGAGAGGGACAAACGAATTGGACAAAAGAAATCTATATATCAAACAATATCACATTTGGAAATGCAAATATAGATGGTGCAATATACGATGATCCATACGATGGTATATCAGTTGAAGAACAGGAAAATGAAAATTCTTTGCTAACTTACTTTAAAACCCTCTTTAATTTAAAAAAGGAATACTACTCTCTTTCACATGGAACAGTTGAAATATTAAAAAATTGGAAAAACCTAATTGTCTTGAAAAAAACTTATTTTAGCCAAGAGGCTTTGGTAATATTTAACTTAGATCCATTCTATTCAAACAATTTTACAATTCCAAAAGATTACAAACAAATCTTTTATGCTAACCTAAATGATTTTACTTTTGAAAAAGTTGAAAAGATTATAGAAAAAGATACAAATTACATTATTAACCCAAGACAAGTTTATATATTTATAAAATAA
- a CDS encoding peroxiredoxin, with translation MKYFKYNIGDSFDFEFTNLEGEKVKIPKGKWVVLYFYPKDNTKGCTTEAVEFSELLDEFEKLGAVVIGVSSDSIESHKKFIAKHNLRVNLFSDENKKVLEKLGIWQLKKMYGREYYGIVRTTVLINPDGKIAYVWEKVKAKGHAKEVLEKLKEMID, from the coding sequence ATGAAATATTTTAAATACAACATAGGTGATAGTTTTGATTTTGAGTTTACTAATTTGGAAGGTGAAAAAGTTAAAATCCCAAAAGGAAAATGGGTGGTACTGTATTTTTATCCTAAAGATAATACAAAAGGTTGTACAACAGAAGCAGTGGAATTTTCCGAGCTTTTAGACGAGTTTGAAAAATTAGGAGCAGTAGTGATAGGTGTAAGTTCAGATAGTATAGAAAGTCATAAAAAGTTTATAGCTAAACATAATTTGAGGGTGAATTTGTTTAGTGACGAAAATAAAAAAGTTTTGGAAAAGTTAGGGATTTGGCAGTTGAAAAAAATGTATGGAAGGGAATATTATGGCATAGTTAGAACGACAGTTTTAATAAATCCTGATGGAAAGATAGCGTATGTGTGGGAAAAAGTTAAAGCCAAGGGCCATGCAAAAGAAGTATTAGAAAAATTAAAAGAGATGATAGATTAA
- a CDS encoding ABC transporter ATP-binding protein has translation MIKAEKLTKKFGDFVAVDDIDLYVEKGKIFGFLGPNGAGKTTTIRMLTGSLKPTSGKVEILGLDMKKHEIEIKRRIGVVPDEPRIYDHLKGFEYLEFIMDVYRINNEETRKRIDELCQAFGVNYLDKQVSDMSHGMKQKLMLISVLMRKPEVIFLDEPTVGLDAKSAKILKELLRKYAEQDITIFLTTHILEIAEKMCNEIAIINEGKIIVQGNMETLRKGENKSLEDLFLELTAQEKDIKNIVDSL, from the coding sequence ATGATAAAAGCGGAAAAGTTAACTAAAAAATTTGGAGATTTTGTAGCGGTAGACGATATAGATCTATATGTGGAAAAGGGGAAGATTTTTGGTTTTTTAGGGCCAAATGGAGCGGGAAAGACAACTACGATCCGTATGCTTACAGGTTCTTTAAAACCCACAAGTGGAAAGGTAGAAATCTTGGGACTTGATATGAAAAAACATGAGATAGAGATAAAAAGAAGGATAGGTGTTGTTCCAGATGAGCCGAGGATATACGATCATCTAAAGGGATTTGAATACTTGGAGTTTATTATGGATGTTTATAGAATCAATAATGAAGAAACAAGAAAAAGAATAGATGAGTTATGTCAGGCATTTGGTGTGAATTACCTTGACAAACAAGTATCGGATATGTCGCATGGAATGAAACAAAAGTTGATGTTAATTAGTGTTCTAATGAGAAAACCAGAGGTTATCTTTTTAGATGAGCCTACAGTAGGTCTTGATGCAAAAAGCGCAAAAATTTTAAAGGAACTTTTGAGAAAGTATGCAGAACAGGATATTACCATATTTTTGACAACGCATATACTTGAAATTGCAGAAAAGATGTGTAATGAAATTGCTATTATTAACGAAGGTAAAATAATAGTACAAGGAAATATGGAAACATTAAGAAAAGGTGAGAATAAATCATTGGAAGACCTATTCTTAGAATTAACTGCGCAAGAAAAAGATATAAAAAATATTGTAGATTCGTTGTAA
- a CDS encoding transcriptional regulator, protein MYEILKIISSPQLFEVLNFLRNNPNKNPSSIARALGFHTFTVQRYLEVLERFGIVKAKVEKKVGRPSKKYTYVGGNITIDFDDILSMFDLKNKKVREKKKSLRYSYDLKGEKINGVVDIERITKLSDMEGKVLFLIPPFDSEGIQVEKIIEKVKFSEFDILSSLKKLISLEIIEVVE, encoded by the coding sequence ATGTACGAGATACTGAAAATAATTTCTTCACCACAGCTCTTTGAGGTTTTGAATTTTTTGAGAAACAACCCTAATAAAAATCCAAGTTCTATAGCAAGAGCTCTAGGATTTCATACCTTTACCGTACAAAGGTATTTGGAAGTTCTCGAAAGATTTGGTATAGTAAAGGCAAAGGTTGAAAAAAAGGTTGGGAGACCTTCTAAGAAATATACATATGTTGGCGGGAATATCACCATCGATTTTGACGATATTTTGAGTATGTTTGATTTAAAAAATAAAAAGGTGAGAGAAAAAAAGAAAAGCTTAAGGTACAGTTATGATTTAAAAGGGGAAAAAATTAACGGAGTAGTAGATATTGAGAGAATAACAAAGTTATCTGATATGGAAGGAAAAGTTTTGTTTTTAATTCCCCCTTTTGATAGTGAGGGGATACAAGTTGAGAAGATAATAGAAAAAGTGAAATTTTCAGAATTCGATATACTTTCATCGTTAAAAAAGTTAATATCTCTGGAAATAATCGAGGTGGTTGAATGA
- the hisS gene encoding histidine--tRNA ligase produces MYKKIKGTDDIYGEDMKYWYFIENTAREITRLYGYSEIRTPIFEQTELFVRSVGEETDIVQKEMYTFKDKGDRSITLRPEGTAPTIRAFIENSMVATGLPKRLFYIGPMFRYERPQAGRQRQFHQFGIELIGSSSSLADAEAIVVADRFLKSLGLVDYTIKINSIGCEKCRAEYKKKLKEYYSDKLDKVCDDCKRRYNTNILRLLDCKVDVEYVKDAPKITDYLCDNCKKHYEETKNILDKLDINYEEDPLLVRGLDYYNGIVFEIHHGKLGAQSAIGGGGRYDNLIKELGGQQTPSLGFAMGIERLIIAVKKEGIPVEEIKNNEVFVAHLGESARIEAIKISEELRDNGISVVFNTMERGLSAQLKHASRLNCRLCLIVGENELERNVVILRNMKTGEQIEIERDYIVGTTREWIDEQ; encoded by the coding sequence GTGTACAAAAAGATAAAAGGTACGGATGATATTTATGGGGAGGATATGAAGTATTGGTATTTTATAGAAAATACAGCAAGAGAAATAACAAGATTATACGGTTACTCTGAAATTAGAACGCCTATTTTTGAACAAACGGAACTCTTTGTAAGAAGTGTAGGTGAAGAAACGGATATTGTGCAAAAAGAGATGTATACGTTCAAAGATAAAGGTGATAGAAGTATAACACTTAGACCAGAGGGAACGGCTCCGACCATACGGGCTTTTATTGAAAACTCCATGGTTGCAACAGGGCTTCCAAAGAGACTATTTTACATTGGCCCTATGTTCAGATATGAAAGACCACAAGCGGGAAGACAAAGACAATTTCACCAATTTGGTATAGAATTGATTGGTTCTTCTTCCTCTCTTGCTGATGCAGAAGCAATAGTAGTTGCAGATAGATTTTTAAAGAGCTTGGGATTAGTTGATTACACAATAAAAATAAATTCGATAGGTTGTGAAAAATGCCGTGCTGAATACAAAAAGAAATTGAAAGAGTATTATTCGGATAAGTTAGATAAGGTATGTGATGATTGTAAGAGAAGGTATAATACAAATATTCTACGTTTACTTGATTGCAAAGTTGACGTTGAATATGTAAAAGATGCACCAAAGATAACGGATTATTTGTGTGATAATTGTAAAAAACATTATGAAGAGACAAAGAATATTTTAGATAAATTGGATATAAATTACGAGGAAGACCCATTATTAGTAAGAGGTCTTGATTATTACAATGGAATAGTTTTCGAGATTCACCATGGAAAACTTGGAGCACAGAGTGCAATAGGAGGCGGTGGTAGATACGACAACCTTATTAAGGAGTTAGGTGGGCAGCAAACACCGTCGTTAGGTTTTGCAATGGGGATAGAAAGGTTAATAATTGCAGTAAAAAAAGAAGGGATACCAGTTGAAGAAATCAAAAATAATGAAGTTTTTGTTGCACACCTTGGTGAAAGTGCAAGAATTGAAGCAATAAAGATATCAGAGGAGTTGAGGGATAATGGTATATCTGTTGTCTTTAATACCATGGAGCGAGGTTTAAGTGCACAACTTAAACATGCATCAAGGTTAAATTGTAGATTGTGTTTAATTGTTGGTGAAAATGAGTTGGAAAGAAACGTGGTTATTTTAAGAAATATGAAAACAGGCGAACAAATTGAAATAGAAAGGGATTATATAGTTGGAACCACAAGGGAATGGATTGATGAGCAATGA
- a CDS encoding tetratricopeptide repeat protein yields MLSLTVFSYTMYDLQLAVGERNQEKVLNILNAIDYEAVSLEFKCEIILAYTDLYFWGKGNVDKYQDIAREYIDDLLDDNPTYWKVYYTASLVYGHYVQRNYLLALFYYGKIFDFAKKAVEYGQDEYLAHLLYGILNLETPFGDIAKAKVHLLKALDLNPEHVYTYVELGKYYEKIKDFQMAKKMYKKALEVDGLPIWKAINIEGKNEARKRLAEVEKKCTKR; encoded by the coding sequence TTGCTATCGCTAACAGTTTTTTCGTATACTATGTATGATCTTCAACTAGCAGTTGGAGAGAGAAATCAGGAAAAAGTGTTAAATATTCTAAATGCAATAGATTATGAAGCAGTTTCTTTGGAATTTAAATGTGAGATTATACTTGCGTACACGGATTTGTACTTTTGGGGAAAAGGAAATGTGGATAAATATCAAGATATTGCAAGAGAGTATATTGACGATTTGTTAGATGATAATCCCACTTATTGGAAGGTATATTATACAGCTTCTTTAGTATATGGTCATTATGTACAGAGAAATTATCTTTTAGCACTGTTTTATTATGGAAAAATATTCGACTTTGCTAAAAAGGCTGTTGAATACGGGCAAGATGAGTATCTTGCCCATCTTTTGTATGGTATATTAAATCTTGAAACTCCTTTTGGAGACATTGCAAAAGCAAAGGTGCATCTGTTGAAAGCTTTAGATTTAAATCCAGAGCATGTGTATACCTATGTTGAACTTGGAAAATATTACGAGAAGATAAAAGATTTTCAAATGGCAAAGAAGATGTATAAAAAAGCTTTAGAAGTGGATGGATTACCTATTTGGAAAGCTATAAATATAGAAGGGAAAAATGAGGCAAGGAAAAGGTTGGCGGAGGTGGAAAAGAAGTGTACAAAAAGATAA
- a CDS encoding HAD family hydrolase: MKALIKLILTDLDGTLLNDEKHIPERNKIALKKAMDKGIHVSIATGRNYYSAKKYVEELGLDVPVVFQNGAFIYMPFENKILYETPLHSDIAKQLIDFARDEGLDYILFSDFFDEKDMYMDKEHQGGYVKYLQQNSWRINKVDDVKKYILEDTVAEVVLMGKEDKILKVVEILRRKYQGKFSVVKNNVIDGWAFFEFFGKGASKEDALRFLLDYFGVSENETMFLGDSYNDIGIMKLVGFPVAMENAFEEVKKVAKFVTLSNNDGGVGFAVEKFVL, encoded by the coding sequence GTGAAAGCTTTGATAAAACTTATTTTAACAGATTTAGATGGGACATTGTTAAATGATGAAAAACACATTCCAGAAAGAAATAAAATTGCTTTGAAAAAGGCAATGGACAAGGGAATCCATGTAAGTATAGCCACAGGTAGAAATTATTATTCGGCAAAAAAATATGTAGAAGAACTTGGGTTGGATGTACCTGTTGTTTTCCAAAATGGTGCATTTATATACATGCCATTTGAAAACAAAATTTTGTATGAAACTCCGTTACATTCAGATATAGCAAAACAGTTGATAGATTTTGCAAGAGATGAAGGTTTAGATTATATTTTATTTTCGGACTTTTTTGATGAAAAGGATATGTACATGGACAAAGAACACCAAGGAGGATATGTAAAATATTTGCAGCAAAATAGTTGGAGAATAAATAAAGTAGATGATGTTAAAAAGTACATACTTGAAGATACCGTAGCAGAAGTGGTGTTAATGGGAAAAGAGGACAAAATTTTAAAGGTTGTTGAGATTTTAAGAAGAAAATATCAGGGAAAATTTAGCGTGGTTAAAAATAATGTTATTGATGGATGGGCTTTCTTTGAGTTTTTTGGAAAAGGTGCATCTAAAGAGGATGCTTTGAGATTTTTACTTGACTATTTTGGTGTTTCTGAAAATGAAACGATGTTTTTGGGAGATAGTTACAACGATATAGGAATTATGAAATTAGTAGGATTTCCAGTTGCTATGGAGAATGCGTTTGAAGAAGTAAAGAAAGTAGCAAAGTTTGTGACACTTTCTAACAACGATGGGGGAGTAGGTTTTGCGGTGGAAAAGTTTGTGCTTTAG
- a CDS encoding glucose-1-phosphate thymidylyltransferase yields MKAIILCAGKGTRLRPLTFTIAKHLIPIANKPVIYYSLEKIKGVGIDEVGIVVNNENINDFKNFLGNGERFGLKIEYILQNEPKGLAHAVSMARDFIGNDDFLMYLGDNLILDDISQFVTEFRNDEKLKASILLSPVKDPSRFGIAIVNEGKIVKVVEKPKDPISNLAIIGLYLFRNTIFEGIDNIKPSWRGELEITDAIGYLIEKDYKVKGYIVYGWWKDTGKPEDLIEANRKILDDSHFKIEVNGVIDSLSEIQGRVYVGENTEVINSIIRGPVVIGNNCVIKDSYIGPYTSVGDGVLIESCELENSILMDRVKLINLPYPIDSSLIGKNVQIVNSERKPKAMKFVIGDMGKVEIVR; encoded by the coding sequence ATGAAAGCGATAATATTATGCGCGGGAAAAGGAACTAGGCTTAGACCTCTAACCTTTACAATTGCAAAACATCTTATTCCCATTGCCAATAAACCGGTGATATATTACAGTTTAGAAAAAATAAAGGGTGTAGGTATAGATGAAGTAGGTATTGTGGTAAATAACGAGAATATAAATGATTTTAAAAATTTTTTGGGTAATGGTGAAAGGTTTGGTTTAAAGATAGAGTATATACTACAAAATGAACCAAAAGGATTGGCTCATGCAGTTTCCATGGCGAGAGACTTTATAGGGAACGATGATTTTTTGATGTATCTCGGTGATAATTTAATACTAGATGATATTTCGCAGTTTGTAACTGAATTTAGAAATGACGAAAAGTTAAAGGCATCTATATTACTTTCTCCTGTTAAAGATCCTTCTAGGTTTGGAATAGCGATTGTAAATGAAGGAAAGATCGTAAAAGTGGTTGAGAAACCAAAAGATCCCATTTCTAATCTTGCAATTATAGGGCTTTATCTCTTTAGAAATACCATTTTTGAAGGTATAGACAATATTAAACCTTCTTGGAGAGGAGAATTAGAAATAACAGATGCTATAGGATATTTAATAGAAAAGGATTACAAAGTAAAAGGTTATATAGTTTATGGATGGTGGAAAGATACGGGTAAACCGGAAGATTTAATTGAAGCAAATAGAAAGATTTTAGATGATAGCCATTTTAAAATAGAAGTAAATGGAGTAATTGATTCTCTTTCTGAGATACAGGGAAGGGTATATGTTGGGGAAAATACCGAAGTAATCAATTCTATTATTAGGGGGCCAGTTGTAATTGGAAATAATTGTGTTATAAAAGATTCTTACATTGGACCGTACACCTCTGTTGGTGATGGAGTATTAATAGAAAGCTGTGAATTAGAAAATAGCATTTTAATGGATCGTGTTAAGTTGATAAATTTACCTTATCCAATTGATTCTTCTTTAATTGGAAAAAATGTACAGATAGTAAATAGCGAGCGAAAACCTAAAGCAATGAAATTTGTAATTGGTGACATGGGAAAAGTAGAAATAGTGAGGTGA